One Rhodococcus sp. P1Y DNA window includes the following coding sequences:
- a CDS encoding Lrp/AsnC family transcriptional regulator yields the protein MSENLDRIDRLIIDELVADGRATLATLAEKASLSVSAVQSRVRRLESRRVIRGYTAQVDPEALGRPLSAFVAITPIDPAQPDDAPARLRHIGAIESCHSVAGEESYVLLVRVESPRDLERLLQEIRATANVRTRSTIILQTFYDR from the coding sequence GTGAGTGAAAATCTCGACCGGATCGATCGGTTGATCATCGACGAACTCGTCGCGGACGGACGCGCCACTCTGGCGACCCTTGCGGAAAAGGCAAGCCTGTCGGTCTCGGCGGTGCAATCGAGGGTTCGTCGACTCGAGTCTCGACGCGTCATTCGTGGGTACACCGCCCAGGTCGATCCAGAAGCGTTGGGGCGCCCGCTGTCTGCCTTCGTCGCCATCACGCCGATCGATCCTGCGCAGCCCGACGACGCGCCTGCTCGGTTGCGCCATATCGGTGCCATCGAATCGTGTCACTCCGTCGCAGGCGAGGAGAGCTACGTCCTGCTCGTTCGCGTCGAGTCACCTCGTGACCTCGAACGACTCCTCCAGGAGATTCGTGCGACGGCCAATGTCCGTACACGGA
- a CDS encoding acyl-CoA dehydrogenase family protein — MTSWPERAHDIADTVLFPAAESVDADGEIPPGHFEVLAAEGFYGLAANSDDGPEFDELPEIIETLCGGCLATAFTWMQHAGVVMSLSGTDNAAMKDRYLGALVDGSVKAGVAFAGAIPRPPKLYARRTETGYVLDGSAPFVSGWGIVDILQVSARDEFDDSIVHSIIPAVSVTGITVEPLSLIAADASNTVRLRFDGVEIADGQVVSVVGDEQFQAGQLYGSWINGCMAMGVARRAITQMEELGVDTESFSREHGVVRTRFDDALSGNYDIFQARAEGSNLAVRAAAALVAATGSSALVGHGTAERLVREATFTLVGASRPQIRTALLRTLSSDEQRR, encoded by the coding sequence GTGACGTCCTGGCCGGAGCGCGCCCACGATATTGCCGACACCGTATTGTTCCCTGCCGCCGAGTCGGTGGATGCCGACGGCGAAATTCCCCCCGGTCATTTCGAGGTCCTGGCTGCCGAAGGGTTCTACGGCCTCGCCGCGAACTCCGACGACGGCCCGGAATTCGACGAGTTACCCGAAATCATCGAGACACTGTGTGGCGGTTGTCTCGCAACAGCGTTCACATGGATGCAGCATGCCGGCGTCGTGATGTCGCTGTCGGGCACCGACAACGCCGCCATGAAGGATCGATATCTCGGCGCGCTGGTGGATGGCTCGGTCAAGGCAGGCGTGGCATTCGCGGGCGCGATCCCCAGGCCGCCCAAGTTGTACGCCCGCCGAACCGAGACCGGGTACGTTCTCGATGGATCGGCGCCGTTCGTCAGCGGCTGGGGCATCGTCGACATTCTCCAGGTGTCCGCACGGGACGAATTCGACGATTCCATCGTGCACTCGATCATTCCCGCCGTGTCGGTTACCGGCATCACCGTCGAACCTCTGTCGTTGATTGCTGCTGATGCAAGCAACACCGTGCGCCTACGATTCGACGGAGTCGAGATCGCCGACGGACAGGTTGTGTCCGTGGTCGGCGACGAACAATTCCAGGCCGGACAGCTGTACGGCTCGTGGATCAACGGGTGCATGGCGATGGGCGTTGCTCGGCGCGCGATCACTCAGATGGAGGAACTCGGCGTCGACACCGAATCGTTCTCGCGTGAACACGGCGTCGTCAGAACCCGATTCGACGACGCGTTGTCCGGCAATTACGACATTTTCCAAGCACGGGCGGAGGGTTCGAACTTGGCAGTGCGGGCCGCTGCGGCGCTCGTCGCTGCCACCGGATCCAGCGCTCTCGTCGGGCACGGTACCGCGGAGCGACTCGTGCGGGAGGCCACGTTCACGCTCGTCGGGGCGAGCAGGC